A single Pedobacter sp. PACM 27299 DNA region contains:
- a CDS encoding glycoside hydrolase domain-containing protein: MKKYFVPFILVFLAGAASAQELKYTNGKDTWNPDSLGNHRVVLQVTSSGAVAKAVIPWRRRDLQPELKEIWVVDAKTNQMVKQLKIGEINREQGTIYFEPSSGIGTYYVYYQPYKVDGRSNYPNAIYLQRKTSANTSWPSAAANLATVKIQEIESVNAMNSNYPMEVIATAKETKDLIKAHPQQAYFVFPEDRLNPIKMTDDLPQRWIMKGWKPLFSGTAAKGENYAFQLGIYPVKQDLKNVQLKFTDLKSKSGARLPASILSCLNTDGKDWNTQTLHKTVDVAKAQVQALWVLANLPKNTAPGTYTSTVTVTANGVPATPIQLNLTVSNQTLADGGINEPWKQTRLTWLNSTLAQKNDVIAPYVPLLVKDQSISLLGRKVTLNKDGFPAQIQTFFTPEMTEFSKTGKDILTEPIHFHVKNSKNKDFVWKNGPLTFTEQQPGTVKWNNTNTSDSLKMEVGATIEFDGFLSYTVKLIALQDLKLNDVRLHIPFTPEASKYMMGLGLKGGNMPDSLKWKWDVAHKNQDGAWIGDVNAGLQYTLKDNHYVRPLNTNFYLQKPLLLPTSWGNEGKGGIQVFKKGKAILADNYSGEQIMKKGDTLYYNFNLLITPFHPINTDFQWSNRFYHKYDNLDTIKATGANLINIHHATPINPYINYPFIAHKEMKSYLNEAHLKGLKVKIYNTVRELSNSAYETFPLRSLGHEIYSPGNGGGYSWLQEHLGKDYIAAWYVPEIKDAAVVNSGMSRWHNYYVEGMNWLVENVGIDGIYLDDVAFDRTTMKRIKRVLTKDGHPGIIDLHSANQYNKSDGFNNSANLYMEHFPYLNRLWFGEYFYYDKNSPDFFLTEVSGIPFGLMGEMLQDGGNAWRGMLYGMTNRMPWSDGADPRPIWKAWDNFGMQGSKMIGYWVENNPVKSNDTNVPVTIYKKDKTALVSLASWAPTDVSIRLTIDWKALNIDPAKASITAAEIKNFQPAASFNADQEIPVTAGKGWMLVIKEK; this comes from the coding sequence ATGAAAAAATACTTTGTCCCATTTATTTTGGTTTTTCTCGCCGGGGCTGCATCGGCACAGGAGCTGAAATATACCAATGGAAAGGATACCTGGAATCCAGACTCCCTGGGCAACCACCGTGTGGTGCTCCAGGTGACCAGCAGTGGAGCCGTTGCAAAGGCTGTCATTCCATGGCGCAGAAGGGACCTGCAACCAGAACTAAAAGAAATTTGGGTGGTAGATGCAAAAACCAACCAGATGGTAAAACAACTGAAGATTGGCGAAATCAATAGGGAACAAGGCACCATTTATTTTGAACCGAGTTCTGGAATTGGCACTTACTATGTATATTACCAACCTTACAAAGTAGATGGCCGTTCTAATTACCCGAATGCCATTTACCTGCAGAGAAAAACCAGCGCGAATACTTCCTGGCCATCGGCAGCAGCAAACCTGGCTACCGTAAAAATCCAGGAAATTGAATCGGTGAATGCCATGAACAGCAATTATCCGATGGAGGTGATCGCGACAGCAAAAGAAACTAAAGACCTGATCAAAGCACATCCGCAGCAAGCTTATTTTGTATTTCCGGAAGACCGCCTGAATCCAATAAAAATGACCGATGATCTGCCGCAGCGCTGGATCATGAAAGGCTGGAAACCGCTGTTTTCAGGTACCGCGGCAAAGGGAGAAAACTACGCATTTCAACTGGGCATTTATCCAGTGAAACAGGACTTAAAAAATGTACAGCTAAAATTTACCGACCTTAAAAGTAAAAGCGGAGCGCGCCTGCCCGCCAGCATACTCTCCTGCCTGAATACGGATGGCAAAGATTGGAACACACAAACCTTACATAAAACGGTAGATGTTGCCAAAGCTCAGGTTCAAGCCCTTTGGGTATTGGCTAATTTGCCTAAAAATACGGCTCCCGGAACGTATACTAGTACGGTCACCGTAACTGCCAATGGCGTTCCGGCTACCCCAATCCAGCTGAACCTAACTGTTAGCAACCAAACCTTAGCAGATGGTGGCATCAACGAACCCTGGAAGCAAACTCGTTTAACCTGGCTAAACTCTACCCTTGCACAAAAAAATGACGTCATTGCCCCTTATGTTCCATTGCTGGTCAAAGACCAAAGTATTTCATTACTGGGTAGAAAAGTAACTTTAAACAAAGACGGCTTTCCAGCGCAAATCCAGACTTTCTTTACGCCGGAAATGACGGAATTTTCCAAAACTGGAAAAGATATCCTAACCGAACCGATCCATTTCCATGTAAAAAACAGCAAGAACAAAGATTTCGTATGGAAAAACGGTCCATTAACCTTTACCGAACAGCAGCCGGGAACGGTAAAATGGAATAACACAAACACTTCCGACAGTCTAAAAATGGAAGTAGGAGCTACGATAGAATTTGATGGCTTTCTTTCTTATACCGTGAAATTGATTGCCCTGCAGGACCTGAAACTGAACGATGTCCGCCTGCACATTCCTTTTACTCCAGAGGCTTCCAAATACATGATGGGTCTTGGCTTAAAAGGCGGTAACATGCCGGATTCCTTAAAATGGAAATGGGATGTAGCCCACAAAAATCAGGATGGGGCATGGATTGGCGACGTCAACGCGGGCTTGCAATACACCTTAAAAGACAACCATTATGTCCGCCCGCTCAATACCAATTTCTATTTACAAAAACCTTTGCTGCTCCCTACTTCCTGGGGAAATGAGGGTAAAGGAGGCATCCAGGTGTTTAAAAAAGGAAAAGCGATTTTAGCCGACAACTACAGCGGAGAGCAAATCATGAAAAAGGGAGATACGCTGTATTACAACTTTAATTTGCTCATTACTCCTTTCCACCCAATCAATACCGATTTTCAATGGAGCAACCGCTTTTATCATAAATATGATAATCTTGATACGATCAAAGCTACTGGTGCCAACCTGATCAATATCCACCATGCCACTCCGATCAACCCTTATATCAATTATCCCTTTATCGCGCATAAAGAGATGAAATCATACCTCAATGAAGCACATCTGAAAGGTTTAAAAGTAAAGATCTACAATACTGTTCGTGAGCTATCCAACAGTGCTTATGAAACTTTCCCCTTAAGGAGTCTGGGACATGAGATTTATTCCCCTGGAAATGGCGGAGGTTATTCCTGGCTGCAAGAGCACCTGGGCAAGGATTATATCGCTGCCTGGTATGTACCGGAAATCAAAGATGCAGCGGTGGTGAACAGTGGCATGAGCAGGTGGCACAACTACTATGTGGAAGGTATGAACTGGCTGGTAGAAAATGTAGGCATCGACGGGATTTACCTGGATGATGTTGCTTTTGACCGTACCACTATGAAAAGAATAAAAAGAGTATTGACAAAAGACGGTCATCCGGGAATCATCGATTTACACTCTGCAAATCAGTATAATAAAAGCGATGGTTTTAACAACAGTGCCAACTTATATATGGAGCATTTCCCTTATCTGAACAGGTTATGGTTCGGCGAATATTTCTATTACGACAAGAACAGTCCTGATTTCTTTTTAACAGAAGTCTCTGGTATTCCTTTTGGCCTGATGGGCGAGATGCTGCAGGATGGCGGGAATGCCTGGAGAGGAATGCTGTATGGCATGACCAACAGAATGCCATGGAGTGATGGTGCAGACCCTCGTCCGATCTGGAAAGCATGGGATAACTTTGGCATGCAGGGCAGCAAAATGATCGGTTACTGGGTAGAAAACAATCCAGTGAAGAGCAATGATACCAATGTACCGGTTACTATTTATAAGAAAGATAAAACGGCATTGGTGTCTTTGGCGAGCTGGGCACCAACTGATGTCAGCATTCGTTTAACGATCGACTGGAAAGCATTAAATATCGATCCTGCGAAAGCCAGCATTACCGCAGCGGAGATTAAAAACTTCCAGCCCGCAGCAAGCTTTAATGCAGATCAGGAGATCCCTGTTACCGCAGGAAAAGGCTGGATGTTGGTCATCAAAGAAAAGTAA
- a CDS encoding DUF417 family protein: MSGQFTTLLQTLAGLSSLSIRLIRIAIAIVLIWIGGLKVYHYEAEGIVPFVANSALMSFFYADPTGYKPYMQKEGEANPEKIAWHSANHTYLFSYGLGTVLVLMGITLLLNHYHPGIGMAGAALVILMSVVTLSFLISTKESWVPDLGDPNHGFPLLSARGRLVIKDLIMMAGAFTALCDSARQYLIRNKQPVNL, from the coding sequence ATGTCTGGTCAATTTACTACCCTCCTTCAAACCCTTGCGGGTTTATCTTCCCTGAGTATCCGTTTAATTCGAATTGCAATTGCCATCGTCCTGATTTGGATTGGCGGTTTAAAAGTTTATCACTATGAAGCAGAGGGGATTGTGCCATTTGTGGCCAATTCAGCACTGATGTCTTTCTTTTATGCAGATCCAACCGGATATAAACCCTACATGCAGAAAGAAGGAGAAGCAAATCCCGAAAAAATCGCCTGGCATAGCGCCAACCACACCTATCTGTTTTCTTATGGATTAGGTACGGTACTCGTTTTAATGGGCATCACCTTATTATTAAACCATTATCATCCAGGGATTGGGATGGCTGGAGCAGCATTGGTGATCCTCATGTCGGTAGTTACCCTATCCTTTTTAATCAGCACAAAAGAATCCTGGGTACCGGATCTTGGAGATCCTAACCATGGATTTCCACTCCTTTCCGCACGCGGCAGACTGGTCATAAAAGACCTGATCATGATGGCAGGGGCTTTTACTGCCTTATGTGATTCTGCCAGACAATACCTGATCAGAAATAAGCAGCCAGTTAATCTTTAG
- a CDS encoding helix-turn-helix domain-containing protein, with amino-acid sequence MKYTEKKIISVSGAPLLSLQQVDAKQLGEPVSYPVYTILFIPKGKGSFQADFGNFSFEGPIIFFATPFQTIYFKDIPKTKVMMLQFHGDFYCIAYHKAEVACNGLLFNNIFLEPSINLNQEEAQSFDHLLGQLQAELNQEQPNEVVLTAYLQLFLAQSSRIKLKSKPAAIQPVKEELMEAFQSALEENFLSLRKPADYAELLHLNPNTFSKRCKRYFGKTPTILIQERLILEAKKLLHLTRKSIKEVAYALNFEDEYYFSRFFKKMTGVSPQIFREKTGISIVADLSI; translated from the coding sequence TTGAAATATACAGAAAAAAAAATCATTTCAGTATCAGGCGCCCCTTTGTTATCACTTCAGCAGGTTGATGCGAAGCAGCTTGGCGAGCCTGTATCCTATCCGGTTTATACCATTCTGTTTATTCCAAAAGGGAAGGGTTCTTTTCAGGCTGATTTCGGCAACTTCTCTTTTGAAGGACCAATCATCTTTTTTGCCACCCCTTTTCAGACCATCTATTTTAAAGATATTCCAAAAACGAAAGTGATGATGCTGCAGTTTCATGGTGATTTTTACTGTATCGCCTACCATAAAGCGGAAGTAGCCTGCAATGGTCTCTTGTTTAACAACATTTTTCTTGAGCCATCCATCAATTTAAACCAAGAGGAAGCACAATCATTTGATCATTTGTTAGGGCAGCTACAAGCAGAGCTAAACCAGGAACAGCCCAATGAGGTAGTACTCACGGCATACCTGCAGTTGTTTCTGGCACAATCCAGCCGCATTAAATTAAAATCAAAACCAGCAGCAATACAGCCGGTAAAAGAAGAATTGATGGAAGCCTTTCAAAGCGCATTGGAAGAGAACTTCCTGAGCCTTCGTAAACCTGCAGATTATGCAGAGCTGCTCCACCTCAACCCCAATACCTTTAGCAAACGCTGTAAAAGGTATTTCGGTAAAACACCAACCATCCTGATTCAGGAACGCCTGATACTGGAAGCTAAAAAACTGCTGCATCTGACCAGAAAAAGCATTAAAGAAGTTGCTTACGCACTTAATTTTGAAGATGAATACTATTTCAGCCGCTTCTTCAAAAAGATGACAGGGGTATCACCGCAAATCTTCAGGGAAAAGACCGGAATTTCAATAGTGGCTGATTTGTCCATCTAA
- a CDS encoding Crp/Fnr family transcriptional regulator, translated as MNSSNISHYINTLFPQFEPALKKTLIEQVTIKSVKAGEHLMQTGQYFRSTVLIVEGRVKLYREGTDGNEFFMYYLQPGDACALSMICAAKQESSGIMGKAIEDSTILMVPIALMDELMKQFPSWYYFVMETYRSRFEELLEVIDGIAFKGLDERLKFYLEKQQQQVQSNELHLTHQEVASDLNSSREVISRLLKKMEQRGEIKLYRNYIEMIK; from the coding sequence ATGAATTCCTCAAATATCAGTCATTATATAAATACGCTTTTTCCTCAGTTTGAACCGGCTTTAAAAAAGACGTTAATTGAGCAGGTTACGATCAAATCGGTTAAAGCTGGAGAACACCTGATGCAAACCGGGCAATATTTTAGGTCTACAGTTTTAATTGTAGAAGGACGGGTGAAGCTGTATCGGGAAGGCACCGATGGGAATGAGTTTTTTATGTATTACCTGCAGCCAGGTGATGCCTGTGCGTTATCGATGATTTGCGCTGCAAAACAGGAGTCCAGCGGGATTATGGGGAAAGCAATTGAAGACAGTACCATTTTAATGGTGCCTATTGCCTTGATGGATGAGCTGATGAAGCAATTTCCAAGCTGGTATTATTTTGTAATGGAAACTTACCGTTCTAGATTTGAAGAGCTGCTGGAGGTGATTGATGGCATCGCTTTTAAAGGGCTGGACGAAAGGTTAAAGTTTTACTTAGAAAAACAACAGCAGCAAGTCCAAAGCAATGAGCTTCATCTGACTCATCAGGAGGTGGCCAGCGACCTGAATTCTTCGAGAGAGGTGATCTCCCGATTACTGAAGAAGATGGAGCAAAGGGGTGAAATCAAGTTGTACCGAAATTATATTGAAATGATAAAATAA
- a CDS encoding sulfite exporter TauE/SafE family protein, protein MEVIAYLASALIGISLGLVGGGGSILTVPVLVYLFGVSPLLATSYSLFIVGSTSLVGAFQNYRNGHVQVKTALLFGLSSVTTVWLTRKFLIPVIPHQIASFEHFQLTERMLMMVLFAILMVIAAIAMIRSGKDNTAESVAVKSPNLAKLTFFGIGIGLTTGLLGAGGGFLLIPTLVVLLGLPMKEAIGTSLFIIALNSLIGFSGDFGHFEINWEFLLKITLIAIAGIFIGGNISRKVDSRKLKIGFGWFVLIMGLYILTKEIFH, encoded by the coding sequence ATGGAAGTTATTGCATACCTGGCCTCAGCGCTGATTGGTATTTCATTAGGTTTAGTAGGCGGCGGCGGGTCGATTTTGACGGTGCCTGTATTGGTGTATTTATTTGGCGTTTCTCCATTGCTGGCCACTTCATACTCCTTGTTTATTGTGGGGAGTACGAGTTTGGTGGGTGCCTTCCAGAATTATAGAAATGGCCATGTACAGGTAAAAACAGCATTATTGTTTGGATTGAGCTCCGTGACTACGGTATGGCTGACCAGAAAGTTTTTAATTCCAGTGATCCCGCATCAAATTGCTTCTTTTGAGCATTTTCAATTGACCGAAAGGATGTTGATGATGGTACTTTTTGCCATACTGATGGTGATTGCTGCAATTGCCATGATCAGAAGTGGGAAGGATAATACTGCGGAATCTGTTGCTGTAAAAAGTCCAAACCTTGCGAAATTGACTTTTTTTGGCATTGGAATCGGCTTAACCACTGGTTTGCTGGGTGCCGGAGGAGGATTTTTACTCATTCCTACATTGGTGGTATTATTGGGATTGCCTATGAAAGAAGCGATCGGTACTTCTCTGTTCATCATCGCACTCAATTCCTTAATTGGGTTTTCCGGAGATTTTGGTCATTTCGAAATCAATTGGGAATTTTTATTAAAGATTACACTGATTGCTATTGCCGGGATTTTTATAGGAGGTAATATCAGCAGGAAGGTAGATAGCAGGAAGCTGAAAATTGGCTTTGGATGGTTTGTGCTGATCATGGGGCTGTATATCCTGACTAAAGAGATTTTTCATTAA
- a CDS encoding YeeE/YedE family protein, whose amino-acid sequence MNMIIEFIKQPWPWYFSGLMIVVVMLLLNFWGKSFGFSSNLRTICSMAGAGKKVKFFDFNWKAQRWNLMFLIGAIIGGWISKEFLANPNALDLSAATIKDLQAMGIHFNGGLNPDELFSLEALASPKTWILLLSGGILVGFGSRYAGGCTSGHAISGLSNLQLPSLIAVIGFFIGGLLMTWLILPSLI is encoded by the coding sequence ATGAATATGATAATAGAGTTTATAAAACAACCCTGGCCTTGGTACTTTTCGGGTTTGATGATTGTGGTAGTGATGTTGTTACTCAATTTTTGGGGTAAGTCCTTTGGATTTTCTTCTAATCTAAGGACAATCTGCAGTATGGCTGGAGCAGGTAAAAAAGTGAAATTCTTTGATTTCAACTGGAAAGCGCAGCGCTGGAATCTGATGTTTTTGATAGGTGCTATCATTGGAGGCTGGATTTCTAAAGAATTCCTGGCCAATCCCAATGCGCTGGATTTATCAGCAGCTACCATAAAAGATCTTCAGGCGATGGGCATTCATTTTAACGGAGGTCTAAATCCAGATGAGCTGTTTTCTTTAGAGGCATTAGCTTCGCCGAAAACTTGGATTTTATTGCTTTCAGGAGGGATTTTGGTTGGTTTCGGTTCCAGATATGCTGGTGGCTGTACTTCTGGTCATGCGATTTCAGGCTTATCAAACCTACAGCTGCCTTCTTTGATTGCCGTCATTGGTTTTTTTATCGGCGGATTATTGATGACCTGGCTGATCCTGCCTTCCCTGATTTAA
- a CDS encoding DUF6691 family protein: MKTLKYILAGILFGIIMSKSEAVSWFRIQEMFRFQSFHMYGIIGTAVVLGVIAVFLIKKFHLKDSENQPIVFPDKDRQYKKYIIGGTIFGLGWALTGACPGPMFVNLGYGYLTMVIVIFGALLGTYLYGLLKNKLPH, encoded by the coding sequence ATGAAAACATTAAAATATATCCTTGCCGGCATCCTTTTCGGCATCATCATGAGTAAATCTGAAGCCGTTTCCTGGTTTCGAATCCAGGAAATGTTCCGTTTTCAATCATTTCATATGTATGGAATCATTGGAACGGCAGTGGTGCTTGGTGTGATTGCCGTGTTCCTGATTAAAAAGTTCCATCTGAAAGATTCTGAAAATCAGCCGATTGTTTTTCCTGATAAAGACAGGCAGTATAAAAAATACATCATTGGAGGAACAATTTTTGGTCTGGGCTGGGCCCTAACCGGTGCCTGTCCGGGCCCGATGTTTGTAAACCTTGGTTATGGTTATTTAACCATGGTCATTGTCATTTTTGGCGCTTTACTCGGAACTTACCTTTATGGATTGTTAAAAAATAAATTGCCGCATTAA
- a CDS encoding MBL fold metallo-hydrolase, with the protein MIIEQFKDEFLAHYSYAILSECEQKIVLIDPARNPEPYYEFAKKFEAQIIGVIETHPHADFVSSHLEIHETTGAKIYAHSLTGVAYPVHHFDEAETLSFGKIKLTSIHTPGHSPDSISVLLEHDGKATAVFTGDTLFIGDCGRPDLRESAGNLQAKREKLALQMYHSLRDKLMVLGDEVIVYPAHGSGTLCGKALSTANSSTIGAEKISNWSLQEMTVDDFIKELTTDQPFIPKYFGYDVDLNRKGAAPFKPLVDQVELIKQPELEEINATIIVVDARPEAEFKAGHFPGAVNIVYGKKFETWLGSIIRPGEHFYLTASSPAHLKELIERTASIGYEGFIEAAFVTHSGDVLMPVLPLECFIANPEEFTIIDVRNENEVKKKKVFANSTNIPLGELRERIKEVPADKPIVVHCAGGSRSAAGSSIIAAELGSRTPVYDLGTVVKDFAKAED; encoded by the coding sequence ATGATTATAGAACAGTTTAAAGATGAGTTTTTAGCCCATTATAGCTATGCAATATTGAGCGAATGTGAGCAAAAAATCGTATTGATTGATCCTGCGCGTAATCCTGAACCGTATTATGAATTTGCAAAGAAATTTGAGGCTCAGATTATTGGGGTAATAGAAACACATCCTCATGCCGATTTTGTGAGCAGCCACCTGGAAATTCATGAAACTACCGGTGCTAAAATATATGCACATAGCTTAACTGGTGTCGCTTATCCGGTGCATCATTTTGATGAAGCAGAGACGCTTAGCTTTGGTAAAATAAAACTGACCAGTATTCATACGCCAGGTCATTCTCCAGATAGTATTTCGGTATTGCTGGAACATGATGGCAAAGCTACAGCGGTTTTTACTGGTGATACCTTGTTTATCGGTGATTGCGGCAGACCGGATTTAAGAGAATCGGCAGGCAACTTACAAGCGAAAAGAGAAAAACTCGCCCTGCAAATGTACCACTCACTAAGGGATAAATTGATGGTGTTAGGAGATGAGGTAATCGTATACCCTGCTCATGGTTCGGGTACATTATGCGGTAAGGCCTTAAGTACGGCAAATTCGAGCACTATCGGAGCGGAAAAAATCAGCAACTGGTCACTGCAGGAAATGACAGTGGATGATTTTATTAAAGAGCTGACCACCGATCAGCCATTTATTCCTAAATATTTTGGTTATGATGTAGACCTGAACAGAAAAGGTGCAGCTCCTTTTAAGCCCTTAGTAGATCAGGTTGAGCTCATCAAACAGCCGGAACTGGAAGAAATTAATGCCACCATTATCGTGGTAGATGCCCGTCCCGAAGCTGAATTTAAAGCTGGTCATTTTCCTGGAGCAGTTAATATTGTATATGGTAAAAAGTTCGAAACCTGGCTGGGCAGTATCATCAGACCCGGAGAACACTTCTATTTAACAGCTTCAAGTCCGGCACATTTAAAGGAATTAATTGAGCGGACTGCAAGTATCGGATATGAAGGCTTTATTGAAGCCGCTTTTGTAACGCATTCCGGTGATGTATTGATGCCTGTATTACCTTTGGAATGCTTTATCGCCAATCCTGAAGAGTTTACCATTATCGATGTCAGGAATGAAAATGAAGTGAAAAAGAAAAAGGTATTCGCCAATTCGACAAACATTCCTTTAGGAGAGCTTAGAGAAAGGATCAAAGAGGTTCCTGCTGATAAACCGATTGTGGTGCATTGCGCAGGTGGCAGCAGAAGTGCTGCTGGAAGTAGTATTATTGCTGCTGAACTTGGCTCGAGGACCCCTGTTTACGATCTTGGTACAGTGGTTAAAGATTTCGCAAAAGCAGAGGATTAA
- a CDS encoding RNA polymerase sigma factor, translated as MTSYTALADIDLVAHLKEGDKAAFTEIYNRYKGLLYIHAYNKLRNQPEADDVVHELFASLWTKRNDLILKTHLSGYLYQAVRNRIIDLISHKKVASEYMVSLQYFIDHSEGQTDHLVRANELTALIEKEITALPPKMKAVFELSRKANLSHKEIAVQLDLSESTVKKHVNNALKILRGKFGIVIYLLYISYR; from the coding sequence ATGACTTCGTACACCGCCTTAGCTGATATTGATTTAGTTGCCCATTTGAAAGAGGGTGACAAGGCTGCTTTTACCGAAATTTACAACCGGTATAAAGGCTTATTGTACATCCACGCCTATAACAAACTCAGAAATCAGCCAGAAGCGGATGATGTAGTTCATGAGCTTTTCGCCAGTCTCTGGACCAAAAGAAATGACCTGATTTTAAAAACACATCTTTCTGGTTACCTTTATCAGGCAGTTAGAAATCGGATTATAGATTTGATTTCTCATAAAAAGGTAGCTTCGGAATACATGGTTTCCCTACAGTATTTTATTGACCATAGTGAAGGCCAGACTGACCATTTAGTAAGGGCTAATGAACTGACAGCCCTGATCGAAAAAGAAATCACCGCATTGCCGCCAAAAATGAAAGCAGTTTTTGAACTGAGTAGAAAGGCTAACCTTAGTCATAAGGAGATTGCTGTGCAATTGGATCTTTCAGAATCTACCGTCAAAAAGCATGTCAATAATGCACTTAAAATCCTCAGAGGGAAGTTCGGTATTGTTATTTATCTGCTGTACATCAGCTATAGATAA
- a CDS encoding FecR family protein produces MQAKELLDKYKAGNCTDAEKAIVETWYLKFSKEGAELASSDLEAATDRIWDRLPIHETAEMPVKKTVLWPRIATAAAVLMVAGIALYLFSNNNAAHKLADLSTEENYGIKKPILPGGNKAVLTLADGQQITLDEAGNGKLAEQSGITITKTKDGQLVYTVSAALKSNTVKTAMNTIATPKGGQYQINLPDGTKVWLNAASSLRYPTAFTGENREVSLTGEAYFEVAKANPAQSFKVSTSTQTVEVLGTHFNINAYTDEPSTKTTLLEGAVKVWSKERADRSLILKPGQQAAWTGNQFLVNYDKEDEAVAWKNGVFKFEDANLESVMRSVARWYDLDVTYEGALPARQFSGEIDRNSNLSQVLDILSFFKVHFRVNGKQIIVTP; encoded by the coding sequence ATGCAGGCAAAAGAATTATTAGACAAATATAAAGCAGGAAATTGTACAGATGCGGAAAAAGCAATTGTAGAAACCTGGTATCTGAAATTCTCAAAAGAAGGAGCGGAGTTAGCGTCCTCAGATCTCGAAGCGGCGACGGATAGGATCTGGGACAGATTACCCATCCATGAAACAGCAGAAATGCCAGTTAAAAAAACTGTTTTATGGCCGCGTATTGCCACCGCTGCTGCCGTGCTAATGGTTGCAGGAATCGCTTTATATCTTTTTAGCAATAACAACGCTGCTCATAAACTTGCTGATTTATCCACGGAAGAGAATTATGGCATTAAAAAGCCCATCCTTCCAGGCGGCAATAAAGCAGTGTTAACCCTTGCCGATGGTCAGCAGATTACGCTGGATGAAGCTGGAAACGGTAAACTAGCAGAACAATCTGGCATCACCATCACTAAAACCAAGGACGGTCAGCTGGTGTATACGGTTTCAGCAGCGCTAAAATCGAACACCGTAAAAACGGCGATGAATACGATTGCTACTCCTAAAGGTGGACAATACCAGATCAATCTTCCTGATGGGACTAAGGTGTGGCTGAATGCTGCATCTTCTTTACGTTACCCTACCGCCTTTACTGGAGAAAACAGAGAGGTGAGCCTAACTGGAGAAGCGTATTTTGAAGTAGCTAAAGCAAATCCTGCACAGTCATTCAAGGTGTCTACCAGCACACAAACGGTAGAAGTACTCGGTACTCATTTTAATATCAATGCTTATACGGATGAACCAAGTACGAAAACCACGCTATTGGAAGGTGCAGTAAAAGTATGGAGTAAAGAAAGAGCAGACCGTTCTTTAATATTGAAACCAGGACAGCAAGCTGCATGGACTGGAAATCAATTCCTTGTTAATTATGACAAAGAAGATGAAGCTGTGGCCTGGAAAAATGGGGTGTTTAAATTTGAAGACGCCAATCTGGAAAGTGTGATGCGTTCTGTAGCCCGTTGGTACGATTTAGACGTAACCTATGAAGGGGCACTTCCTGCCAGACAATTTTCAGGAGAAATTGACAGAAACAGTAACCTCTCGCAGGTGCTGGATATCCTTAGCTTCTTTAAAGTGCATTTCCGCGTAAATGGAAAGCAAATTATAGTAACCCCTTAA